The Eubacterium ventriosum genome includes the window TTAACAGCTTTTGGAGACATAATAACTATTAATAGTGAGGGGAGAGTTGATATTATTTATTATCGTTATGGATATTATAGTGTAATTGCAACTGGTTGGGAGATGTTTGAGGTGTTTGCTGGCGATTCTTTTATGAATGAAAGAATGTTTAAGAATATTCTTTATAATGCTGCTGTCGAAAAACATGGGAGAGTTGAATTTGAAGAATGCTTTGGTTATGTCCCATTACTCGCTTTGGGAGGAAATGAGACGGTTGATAATCTTAAAAAAATAAAAACAAAGGAGCATATTGAAGTAATAATTGAGATGGTTGGAATTATATCAGATATGAAGTCGATAATTATGTAATAAACACAACGAGTATAGTATATGTTAAAAGGATTTGAAGAATTATCTGAATAAAAAATATATTCAGTAAATAGAAATCAATCTGTAATTAATAAAATGATTCAAGTAATGAATATTGCTTGGAGCCTGTTGGGGAGCAATAACAGGAGCAGTTATCGGTGGTGTTGCCGGTGGACTGGAAAGTATGAGCCAAGGCGGTTCTTTCCTTGACGGATTTGAAGATGGTGCTTTTTCAGGTGCAGTAGGCGGTGCTATTGGAGGCGCAGCTTTTGCAGGACTTGGAGTTGCCGGATCCGCATTAGGCAAGGGAATCAGTTGTGCATCAAAACTCGGAAAAGCAATAAAGGGAACGGCAGCGGTATCAAAAGTGCTGAGCCTTGGAATGGCTGGATTTGATATGATTTCTTTAGCTGATATGGCAATTGATAATAAAAATAATCCTATTGCTGATTTAAATAAAAAGCTACATTCAAATAAAGCTTATAATGTATTTCAAATAAGTGTGTCGGCACTTGCAGTATTTACCGGTGGTATGACAACAACTATGAAGTGTTTTGTCGCAGGAACTTTAGTATTAACAATAGATGGATTAAAAAAAATCGAAGACATCGAGGTTGGAGATAGGGTTTTAGCAGCAGATACAGATACGATGGAAAGAAAATACAAAGAGGTATTAGATACATTTGTAAGAAAGACAAATGATTTGATACATATTTTCATTGGAGAAGAAGAAATAGTTACTACAGCAGACCATCCATTTTGGGTCGAGGGAAAAGTTTTTGTCCCTGCAATGAGCCTTGTAATAGATAGTGAATTATTAAACAACAGTGGAAATGTAGTACGTGTTGATAATTTACTTAGAGAAACAAACGCTGATGGTGCAGAGGTATATAACTTTAAAGTAGATGAGTATCATACGTATTATGTAGGAGATATGCATATTCTTGTTCATAATGCAGGTGATGCATATAGTCGTCCTTCGGGATTCAGAAAAGGTGTAAGAGATAAAGCATGGGAAGAAGTTGAAAAAGCATCTCCAGATGGTATAGTTCACGATCCTAAAACAGGACGACCAATGAGTAAAGATGAACCATGGGATATGGGACATAAGCCTGGGTATGAGTTTAGAAAACATAGAGCAAGTGCACGGGAAAGAGGAATTACTAGGAAACAGTTTCTAGATGAACATAATAATCCTTCACATTATAGACCAGAATTGCCGTCATCAAATAGGAGTCACGTATGCGAAGATTTAACAGATTTATATCTAGGACCATGATTATATTATAAAAAATAGAAAAAGTAGAAATAGGAGAAAGGAAATATGCAACAAAAAAAATATATTTTTCAAATTCTTCATAAAGAAATAAAACTTGCACCTAAAGTGTTAGCTTTTGCAGATGACACAAATGAAAACAGTATTGATATTTATATTGGAGAAGATAGGCCAGATATAGGGCTTAACACATACTCTACTATTGGACTATCAAAGTTTCCAGTTGATTTGGTTTGTAGTGACGGAAGAGAAATCAGAGTAGAATATATTGGAATGTGTAATAGTGATTTCAGCGAATTTCCTAATATTGTTGCGTCGTGTGCATTTAATATTATTAAAGATAATTACATATGTAAGCCAGGAATGGTGGCGATTGATGCTATCGCGGATTATTGTGATGAACTAGAAATGAAGCATATTTATTATACTATTCCAATATTCTGGGAGAAGCTACAAGGAATAGAATATGAAAATATAATTATTAATTGGTTATATATGGTGCCAATTTCCGACAAAGAATTAGAATACATTGAAGAGTTTGGTGATGAAAAATTCGAAGAACTATTAGAAGAAAAAAATGTCGATGTGTTTGACATATATAGAAAATCAATAATATAGGGATTGAGAAGGAACTATTATTGACAGATATGGTTCTAAATATGGACAATATACTTCTCCGGTAGGAACACCTTTTGGTCAAAGAGCATTGCCATACAGAGATAATTTATGGGCATATCATAAGTATGCTGTTGTTAAGGACATTAATAATGTAACTACATCGACTATCGAATCTACGTTCAATATGCTAGGTATGGGTATTCAAATTGAAATGCCTTCGTTGATTAAGAGATTGGTAAAGGTTGGATATTTGAGGGAGATATTATAATGGATAAAAAAGAATTTATTAAAATTATGAAAAAAATGCATGTTCCTATTGCATGATATAATATAGAGGGCAAAGGGCGTGATGATGAAAGGTTCTGTTTGGTGAAAGATGGAGAAAAGTGGAATGTATATTATTCTGAGAGAGGATGTAAGACCACAAATAAATATTTTGACAGTGAAAGTGACGCACTGGAATATATGTGTAAAGAATTATCTGAATAAAAAATATATTTGGTAAATAGAAAACTAATTTGTAATTAGTAAAATGATTCAGGTAATGAACATTGGTTAGGAATAGAATGGCAACAATTACATTATATAAGGATAAGCTGAATGGAGTGGGAGGCTTGATAGACAACATCATAAAGTCTTCCAATAACTTGGATACTCAGTTAGGAACACTTAAATCTACGTTACAAGGAGTAAGTAACAGTACATATAACCTGCAGGATACAGTAAATAGCATAAGTTCCTCTTCCAAAACTGAGAAAGAAAAGGTCAGCAATTTAAAATAACTAATGCAAATATGCAAAACGGTGTACTTTACATAGATGTTATAGCAAAATAAGGAGTTTTTATGGAACAAAAAATACTGACATTAGCAGAAAAATGGGAAATAGATGCTCAGGCGTACAAAGACGGTGCTTCTGTTATAACAGCATCTCCTCAGTGCGAATTTTGCAAAGCAGATTGCCAAACAGAATCGTTGTTATAAGATGATGTTACTTACAGGTTCTAAGGAAGAAAGTACATTAAACTTTTATCGAAGTGCAGGATATAATAGCTCGGATAAGACGGCATTTATTCAATGGATTGATATGTAAAATATGGAGAATGATTATGATATATGAATTAGCAACAATAGAAGAATTGCAGGCTGTGTACGATTTGGTGCAGCAAACAAACTATCAAATGATATGGATATGTCATTGGTGGAAAAAGAATCCTATGAGTATTATAAGAACACATTAGAAACTGGTGAGCATATTGGATATCTGGTGTATGATAACGAAACCTTTATTGGTGCTGGTGGTGTCAGCTTTTATCAGGTTATGCCGACATATCATAATCCAACAGGTAAAAAGGCTTATATTATGAATATGTATACGGCACCGGCATATCGGAGACAGGGGATTGCATTTCATACATTGGATTTACTGGTAAAGGATGCGAAGAAACAGGGCGTATCACAGATTGCATTGGAGGCGACAGATATGGGGCGGCCTTTATATGAAAAATATGGATTTGTAAAAATGGAAGATGAAATGGAGCTGAAGCATAGTCATGCGTGTTCCGATTAGAAAGTAGGTATATAATGAGAAATAGATCTTTAACAGCGGAATGTAATAAGATATTTAATTTTTGGAAATTAGAAGAATATTTTACACCATCGGATTATCCCGAATTGACTTTAACAATAAAAGAGGGAAAACAAGATATTCCGTTTGATGCATATTATAATGCTTACAGTACAAGAAGTTTACCATTAAAAGAATACAAGGCACATAATGAGTATTTGAGACAAAAACATAAATCTGATGAGAAGTTGTATAATCGTGCAAATGTTTATTGTGGCTGTTACAAAATTAAAACCTTTGTGGAAAAAATGGCTGAAAAATGTAAATTAGATATGGAAAAATATGCAGAGATAAACGAATTGTCAGGTAGATTTTATATTTTCTCAGTTCAGATAGACTTAGATGGGAAAATTACAGAAGAAGGCGTGCAAGTCAGTCCGTTCTTTTATGCTGTACTTTGTATGATAAAAGCCGAGGGCATAAATGTTAATATTATGCAAGAAAATATATGGAAGCTAAATGAAGAAGTAAATGAGATACTTAAACAAAATAATGTACAAATATTGGAGTTTACAGATGTAACAATAGTAAAAAATATTATATTTGATAAACTGAGAATTGAGTCTGAAAGTGAAGTTGGGCTAAAAAGTGCTTCGGATAAAGTATATGCATGTAAAGGTTTAAAAAAAGAAGATGAAACAAGTGACTTTACCAGTTTTTATTTGGACGAAATAGAAAATGTTCAGAAGAACCATAAGAATAATGAGAATTTGATAAAATATACCACCTCATTATTGGCAGGAAATCAAAAAAAGATAATGATAGACAGTGATGTTTGTTCCATGAAAAAATGGTTAGAAGTAGATAGATTTCCGATGGGAAAATATCCATCAAAGTTTTCTCCGACATTAATGCAGCAAATAGCTATAAACATAGCTATATCAGAAAACGATAGAAAGGAAAAAATATTTTCAGTAAATGGACCACCAGGAACGGGAAAAACGACTCTTTTGAAAGAAATCATTGCTTCAAATGTTGTCCAATTAGCAGAAGTTTTAATTAAATATGGAATTAGTGGTAGTAATTTTGTTTCTAGGAAAGTTGAATCCGCATCAAATGCTAGATATACAGAAAAATATTATGAAATACCAGAAGAAATTTCTAAATATGGAATTCTTGTGGTATCAAATAATAATGGAGCTGTAGAAAATATCACGCTCGATTTACCGAAATCTGGCGATATGGAAAAAGATAAAACTAGGACAGATTACTTCGACAGAAAGATAAATAAAGAAGTGTATTTTTCAGCGGTAGCAGATAATCTTTTGGGAAAAGAAGGAGGTGCGTGGGGATTAATATCAGCTCGTATGGGAAGAAAATCCTATGTTACTGAAGTTTTAGAATCTTGTGTATTCGCTAAAAAAAATGATGCTTCGGATAAAGTGACATTAGATCTGGCAAGAGAAGATAGTATTTCGTGGGATGAAGCTATTGATAAGTTTAATGTAGCTAAAAGAAAGGTTTTGTTATTAAGAGAAGGCATCAAAAAAGACCAAAAACTCTTGGATGATTTTTATAAAGAAGGAGAGGGTTTAGCGAAGAGTAAATTGGACTTAAAACAGTTGCTCATAGAAAAGGAGCAATTAAATATAAAGTTAAATGATGTAAGAACGGAATTAGAAAGTAATGAACAGGAGACTTTAGAGCAGGAAGGGGAAATTAAGTATATTAAGGAACATAGCTCTATTTTTAAGAAACTACTTATCCTTTTGGGAATAGGGAAAATAGGTAGGCATGTTGCTGAAAAACAAAAATATGTCGATGAGTTAATAATTAATCACGAAGATATTAAACGTAGATATAGTTTGGCTGTGAGAAATACAGAAGAAGTATGTACAAAAATTGAAAAGCAATATAGTATAATCGCTGCTTTAACAAAGAAAGTACAGATACTTGAAGAAAAAATATATGGAAATAATGGGTCTTTGAAAAACAAATACAAAAATAATTTTGCAGATAAAAATTTTTATATAGATATTAAAGAATCTGAGGACTCGCAGAATGCATGTCCGTGGACATTTGACGAATATGATATGGCTAGAGAAGAATTGTTTTTTGCTTCACTACAGGTGCGAAAAGCATTTATTTTGGAGTCGCCATATATAAAAAGAAATCTATTTGTATATGAAGCATATAATAATGGGAAATATACAATGGAAGAAAAAAAGGAGATGTTTCCGCATTTGTTTAATTCCTTGTCAATAGTGATACCTGTACTATCTTCTACATTTGCATCTGTCGGAAGATTTTTAAAGCATGCAGGAAATATGAGTTTAGGTATGCTTATAATTGACGAATCGGGACAAGCAGTTCCACAGTCTGCTTTAGGAGCAATTTATAGAACAAGGCGAGCAGTTGTTGTGGGAGATCCATTGCAAGTAGAACCTGTTGTAACAATTCCTAAAGTGCTAATTGACATACTGGCTGATAGTACTTGTGTAGCAAATGAATATAAGGTGATTGAAAATTCAGCTCAGACTTTTGCTGATAATATAAATGAGTTTAACGGTATGATCGGGGAACGCCAGGTTGGTTGTCCGTTGGTTGTTCACAGAAGGTGCATAGAACCAATGTTTTCTATTTCAAATTTGATTTCATATGACAATAGAATGTTTAATAAAACAAATAAGAAGGAAGAATATTTGAAACCAGAAAAACCATTTTTGATAAAAAAATCTGGATGGATTAATGTTGAAGGAGTAGAAAATGGTGGCAAGGATCATTTTGTGAAAAATCAAGCTGAGAGAGTATGCCAATTAATGGAAGATGCAGTACATATATATTCAGATTTGTTTGAGACAGATGATAAGATTTTTATAATTACACCTTTTAGAACAGTTGCAGAATCAATGCGTAAGTTTATCATTAGCTACTTTTCAGCAAAAGGATATGATAAGGAAATCTTGTCAAAGTGGACCAAAAATTGTGTTGGTACAGTGCATACTTTTCAAGGTAAAGACGCGAATGAGGTACTTTTGGTATTAGGTTGTTCAAATAAAAGTGCAGGTGCAATGAATTGGGTAGTAAAGAAAGCTAATATACTTAATGTTGCATGCACCAGAGCAAAATATAGAATAGCATTTATTGGCAATATAAATGATTGGAAAAATAGGAGGTACTTTAGAGAGTTTATTCCGAATTTAATTGATATAATAAATGTGTAAAATATAGACGATATGGAGTCAGAGCAGGAGATATTGTTATGGCTGTATCATATAACAAATTATGGAAACTATTAGTGGATAAAAAAATGAGCAAATCTGATTTGCGTAAAAAGGCAGAAATTGCCCCAAACACAATGACAAAATTGCGCCGTGATGAAGAGGTGAGTCTCACAATTTTGAGCAAGATATGTAAGACTTTAAATGCTGATTTTGGAGACATTGTAGAGTATGTACCGGATGCAGAAATATGGGATTTGTATAATGAAAACCGAGAACTTCTGGGAAAAGACCATGTAAGAGGAGAGCAGCTACCGATAGACGGATACCATCTGGTGGTGCATGTCTGGATTCGTAATTCTAAAGGAGAGTATCTTATCTCGCAGCGTTCAGCAAACAGACCGACATATCCTTTGATGTGGGAATGTGTAGGGGGTTCGGTTGTAAAAGGAGAGGATAGTTTATTAGGAGCAATCCGGGAGGCAAAGGAAGAAGTTGGCGTTGATTTGATGCCGGAAAATGGACAAGTTCTTTTTACAAAGACACGAAAAATCATTGAGGGAAAAATCTTTAATGATATTATGGACGTTTGGCTGTTTGAATATGACGGAGAGGTTGATTTAGGCAATGCCACAACGGATGAAGTGGCACAGGTTGCATGGATGGACAGAAAGCAGATAAAAGAATTGTTTGATGCGGATATGTTTGTGGATACATTGGAGTACTTTTTTACAGAAGTGGATAAGAAATGTTGAAAAGGAGCTAGTTGTTATGGAGCAAATTGAGTTGGGTTATAAAAGTGTGTGAAGGTGATTATGCGACAGATGAATTGTATGAAAACATAAATATGGTAAAGACTATAAATTAAACAGGAAGTGAATGTTTGGTATGAATATAAAAGATTTAATTGGTGAAGCAACAGAATACGATAAAAAGCTGGCATTGGAGGAAAAGAAACCAAAAAGTTGGTGTAAAAGTGTTAGTGCGTTTGCAAATACATTTGGCGAAGCTATCATGAAGCACTCGTAAATGCTTTAGCACATCGTGATTATCTGGTAAATGGAAGTGAAGTTCATATTGACATATACGATGACAGAATGGAAATCTATTCTCCGGGAGGAATGCCGGATGGGTCCATGATTCAGGACAGAGATCCGCTTACAGTACCTTCTACCAGAAGAAATCCGGTTCTTGCGGATGTGTTCAACAGGCTTGGATATATGGAGCGTAAAGGTAGTGGATTTGGAAAGATTATTAGTGGATATGAATTTCAAATTAATTATGATGAGAGTAAAAGACCATCATTTCGCTCGGACAGATATCAGTTTACTGTAGTAATGCCGAATCTGAATTATGATGTTTCTCACGATTTTGAAGAAAATGAGGCAATGTCCGAATCAATGTCCGAATCAATGTCCAAATTGGAAAGAACAAGAATGCAGATTATTTTGCACTATCTCGATACAAATAAAAAAATAAATAGCTCTATTGCAGCAAAATTATTGAAAGTGGAAATAAAGACGGCAAGTCGACTGCTATTGAAGGCAGAAAAATTGGATATTCTTAATAGTTATGGAAAAACAAAGAATAAAGTATATTTTAGAGAATAGTGCAAGGCAATGGTGTGAAAGACATAAGATTGATATTGTTGTATAAAAGAAAGGGGCTGCTATGATACCCACAGAAGATATTATACCGATAGTGAAAAACACAATTGCTGCATCAATTAAATGCAACACCCATCGGGGATACATTGGTTGGAGCAGCTGTGATAATATTTGTATGGATATGCATGACTGCCTTGATATGTGTGCTGAGACCTTAGAAAAGCGTGGCTATATGGTTGCACTTGAGGCGGCTACATACATTTTGGTATCTGGCGTTAAGTTAGCATCTCATGCGGATAGTAGTTCGGGAATGCTTACAGATGTTATCATGTGTACATACCAACTGATAGATAAATGCACAAAAGAAATCGAAAAAAAGGACCAACAAATGCGGGATCAAGCACTAGCATTAATTCTAAAAGAGGCGAAAAAGAGTGTGTTTGACGGTTGGATTGACTGGCGTTATAACCTGCTGAAAAGTGGAATTTGCCTGTGTGATGAAAAGAGTGCAAAGAAACTTGAAAAGGTTTTAGATACTTTGTTGGAAATTTTGCGGGAGGATTATTTTCCAGAATACACGAAAAAAGAAGATTTGATTGTAAGATATCTTTTACATAGACATTTATATGGCAAAGAGAATACGCAGAAGGAGTTATATCAGAATATTCTGATAAATGAACTCCGTATTATAGCGATTAAGGATGCTATGGAAGCGAAGAATTATGATGAAGCAGAGAAGCTTTGTTTAGAGAAGGCAAATGCAGAAAATACATGGCATTATCGTAGTGGCGATCCGGAAGATTGGAATAATATGCTATATGACATATATAGGACAGGAAACAACAGGGAAAAGCAAATCGCACAGGCAAAAAAGCTGTTATTAATGGGAAATGAGAAGTTCTGGGGTGTTTTGAAACAGATTTACAAAGCGTGTGGTACGTGGAATGAGAATTACGAGAGCCTATTGGATGAATTAAAGGACAGCAAGCGAACTGTTTGCTACCGCAGTGTTCTTATTTCAGAAAATGAAAAGAAGAGATTGCTTGAAGATGTAATGGAGAATCCGTATGATTTGTTTTGTTATGGAAAATATTTGGTGAAGGAATATCCGGAGCAGATATATGAGTTGTGTTATAAGGAAATAAGTGAAAGCTGTGCTCAGGCAAAGGATAGACGAGAATATAAGAAGATAACGAAGAATATTGCACAGCTTATAAAATGGAAGGGTAATGATACCGCTAAGTCTTTAATTGAGGAATTGAAGCAGAGATATCCAAGAAAACCAGCATTGTTGGATGAATTGGAGAAGGTGGAGAAGAAATTGTAATTCAAATAAAATACTGGAATTTAAACATAGTCTCACCAGTCTCAAATCATTACGATACTGGTGAGACATAGATGAGACTAACTTCAATAAAATGCTTCCTCAACTAGGGAAAATTAATTGAATTCATTCATAGCATCCACATATTCCTGTAATCCATTAGGTTTACAAGCTAATTCAGCATACAGCAGAGAATTCTCCTGTGCTAGCCGATACAGATACACAATATCATCAGGTGTATCGAGCAAGACAGCTGAATTGCATTTTTCGCAACTGATAGTTAGAGGTGTGCCGGTATATGTATTATTGATGGCATTAACAATAACAGAATCTGTATTAGGTTCATACATTCCAAACAGGCAACAAGGGTTATTTTGTTTCATTATGTTCTCCTTCCCACAGATACTTAGCGCCATCAAGCAGATCAATGATGGCTGTAAGCATATTATTATAATCGGTCTGTAGTTCCTTGATTTCATTGCATGTAGTGAGATTGTTTAAAGTTTGGTGCTCACAGCATTCAGTAAATGTTTTTTGCATTTCAAGCAGTTGCAGATACAGAGCATTAACAGTCTGCACAAGCGGATATATGGTTTCTTTCTTGCCTACAACGCAGATTCGGTTATATATGCAGGAACGGACAAAGTAATCTTTCTTCATCATACCGCTGGCAAGGATATGGGCTTCAATTTGTCTGCGTTCAGCATCGCTGATTCTAAAACTTATTGTTGGACGTTTGTGTTGATTGCTCATAGAAAAGCTCCTTTCATAGTGGGTGTGGCAGCAGACATGATAAAGCACCCGCAAGCCACATTTGATTATTCGTTTTTAGTTGTAAAAGTAGATTATATCTGCCATGAATTTCGTAGAAGCAATATTGAATCATTGCAACTAATTTGCAACTAAAGTTTTTGAAAAAGATATGAAAAGAGTAACATTAGATGAAACAGATGCGGTGGAATGCCGCATAAAATCAGCATTTTTGATTTGATGATACTTCCTTTGGGAAGTATAAGAATAGTGTGAAATGATACTTTCATTACTATTTATACTACCAAGCAACAAGTGAAGGTGCGATAGAGAGGAGATATGTATGAGGAGAAATATATTATGTATTATATTGTGTATGATATTACTGAGTGCATGCAGTTCCAAAAGTAATGAGATTATTGAAGGGTATAGTAACTGTGAAGAATATTACAGTGATGGATTTCAAGATTATATAGATTATTGCAAATATTTCTATAAGGAAAGCGAGGATAAAAAATTTGAGGAGAACAGTTATTATTCTATTGTAACAAAAGAAAATATAGATGATATAAAGAGTTATTTTGATAAGTTCCCTTATGAAAGTATGGAGGATAGCAATAAGTATGACTTTGAAACAGATAATATAAATGAAGGAGACTATTATAGCCTGAGAGCAGGGTCAAATAATGATAATTACAGTGTATTTTTATATGACGTAAATAGTCATATATTGTACTATATACATTATAATATATAGCGTAATGAAAATTATTGATTTGCAATTAGATTATTTTATGCACTAGCACTAAAAAATAAAGTATTGTGTATAAAATGTCATTATGAAGAATGATAGTTCATTAAATTTGAAACGTATTTTTTATAGGTGTTAAAATAACTTAATGAAATAAAATCTGACTTATGTTATAATACTTCCGTGGCAACACTATGGCAACACGAAATCAGAAGGATAATACAAATAATATAATATAGGTAAATTAACAGATAAAAGCACACGAAACCTAAACAAATATGTTCAAGTTGAACTCGGTACAAGCCAAGTTTGAATAAGGGAACACATGTTAGAACACCCCATAAATAAAGGGAAAGCACCGAATATAAGTCTCTTATGAGAACATTTTGAGAACAAAATCAAGAATAAGAAGAGTTATTTTGACTAATAAGTTGAAATAGCTCTTCTTTTTTGCTTGAAAAGCCGATAAACAAAGGGATCTGGAACTTTAAGCCTGATAAAAAAACAAATTTGTTTAACGTTGGTCACAAAAGAAAGAAGAAGTTGATTAAAGGAAAAGGTATAGTGCCACTAACTTCTATTTGGAAAGTAAAAGGACTAAAGTAGAACTACGGTCAAACAAAAACAATTTAATCAAAAGAGAAAAAGGAGATTACAAATATGACAGACAAGATGTTTAAGGAAGTTGATGCACCTGAACATTACAAGGCTGCAAAGGATAAGAAAATAAGAATTAAGGACACAGGAAAAGTTCAGAAACGTACAGTTACAGACGAAAGAATCCCTGTGGTACCTGACACACCACAGACAGGCATTAATGGAAAAACAGTAGGAATGGTAGTTTCACTTATTTCATTATTAATTGCACTTGGATGTTTTGCATGCGTAAGAGCAAAGGACAAGTCAAAATACAATTTCAAATAGGATAAGGAGTTTTTAATAAGCACAGAAAGATATATTTTACAACGGATAAAAAGAGAGAGTATGAGGTGTTTGCAGTGATGAGTGTTAACATACATAAGTTTGAATACTGGAAATTCGTAATGGCAAGGAATAAGGAAGAGCATGATGAGTTCATTGACAAGGTAGAGGAGCATAGTTTGTGGAGACAGGAGAATAAGCCCAAGTATGGAGAGCAGATGCTGATGTTGTCTACTTGCGATAATGGGAAAGGGGATGATTGTAGGATTGTGGTTATTGGAAAAAATATATAATAATAGCTAAATAACAAAACAAATTTAGTTATATAGATTTAGTTATATGATAGCCAATACTGATATTAGGACATTGAATGATATCAAATATGTTGAGAGATATATTGGATTTGGAATAAAGTGAAAAAATGGGATATGACATACCATAGTTTACATTTGAGATTGATTAAGAAGGAGAAAATGTATAGAAGAATTAAGAACAAGTCTCATATTTGATATTAAACTTAAGTAGTTTGTTTGCAAAAAAGTATTGTAAAAAAATATAATACACATTAGAATATTGTAAAAACGTATTATAGTAAGAGTTACAATAGGAGAAAAATTGAAGTATTAATTATATGGATGAAAAATTATATAAAGAGTTAAGAAATATAACCGATGAAGAAAAGGAAATTCTTCAGGGAAGGGACAATATTGACCGTAGGCTTTATATGGAGCAGCAGTCGGATATAATAAATGCAAACAAGCTTTTGGAGCAGGGAAAGATTATTACAATCAGACCACATACAAGGTTTATACATTTTCCAAAGCATACTCACGACTATATTGAAGTAATTTATATGTGTTCGGGCAGTACCACACATATTATTAACGATAATAAGGTG containing:
- a CDS encoding plasmid mobilization protein, yielding MSNQHKRPTISFRISDAERRQIEAHILASGMMKKDYFVRSCIYNRICVVGKKETIYPLVQTVNALYLQLLEMQKTFTECCEHQTLNNLTTCNEIKELQTDYNNMLTAIIDLLDGAKYLWEGEHNETK
- a CDS encoding AraC family ligand binding domain-containing protein produces the protein MDEKLYKELRNITDEEKEILQGRDNIDRRLYMEQQSDIINANKLLEQGKIITIRPHTRFIHFPKHTHDYIEVIYMCSGSTTHIINDNKVVLEKGELLFLSMNAVQEILPAKENDVAVNFIILPEFFNKALNMIEMEESPLKDFIIESLVGKKGNIAIFILKLQMFCLCRILLKI